Below is a window of Cytophagaceae bacterium DNA.
ACCAGACAAACGTCCAGCAGTCCGTCGTCGGAGATGGCCTCGGGGGTGATGAAATATTTGGCTGCAAATCGCCGGCCGTTTGCAATCGTTGACATAAAATACTCTGATTCAGAGTGCTCCCGGCCATTCAGGATTTTGAAAGTATGCTCTTTATAAGTCAATAGCGTCTTGAGGATGTGATAGAGATATTTGTCGCCACCTTTGCGTTTTACGGAGCCGTCTTCGGTATAATTTTGTGCAGCTACGTGGGCATCAAATCCCAGGCCCATGCCATTGAGGAAAGCCTTGCCATTGCAGATACCCGTATCAATCTTTACCGTATTGCCTTCCAGGAAAATGTCCCAGTCTTTATCCTCGAAGCGGTTGGGAAAGCCCAGCAACTGTATGGTGTCGTTGCCGGTACCTGCCGACACAATGCCCATTTTTACGCCGGGTTTGTCTATCAGAAAACTGGCCACCTCATTGATGGTGCCATCGCCTCCGACAGCCACAATGCGGTTAAACTTTTCATTGTAAAACTCCTCGGCCAGCTTTGTGCCGTGGCCTTTGTATTGGGTGAGTCTGACTTCGGCATCCAGGTTTTTGGTTTTGATGACGGCCTTCAGTTTTTCCAGATACTTTTCTGCGAAATAATTTCCCGCGGTAGGGTTGAGGACAAAGCCCCACCTGGCTGCAGTTTCAGGGTTTGAGTTCATAGGGGTTTATAGGTTTGGTTTAATCCCGAAGCGATGCACCGGCGGGTTAGGTCGATGATCTCTTCGTCTGGTTTATTTATTAATGTCTTGTATTTTATCCGTTCATGAATCACGATCTCGGGCTCCGCACCGAAGTCTATGATCCAGGTGGTTTTGGGTTTTAGCTCAAAAAAACCGTTAAGTGTCACCGGTATGATGTCCATTTTGGAAGCCTGCATAACTCTGATAAATCCCTTGTAAAACGGCAACAAAGCACCATCCACCGTGCGTGTGCCTTCGGGAAAGATGGCGATGGATTTGCCTGCTGTCTGTCCGCTCACCTGATTGAGGATATCTTTGGCGTTTCGCAGGCCTGAGGTACGCACGGGTATGAACCCGAGCATTTTGAGGGCACGGCCAAACAGCGGAATCCTGAGCAGATATTCTTTGCCAAACCAGGCGATGTCAGGGAAATACGACATGATAGCCGGAATGTCGAAAATGCTGGTATGGTTGGCGATCAGGATGTATTTGTCGCCTCTGTGAATATGCTCTGCTCCTGTTATTTTGATGTTTTTTCCCAAAATCAGGAAAATGACTTTTGACCAAAGCTTTAGCAGGGCGTTCAGGATGCTTTTTTGATCGAGCGTAATGAGCACAATCGTAATCAACACGACGATGGCCGTAAAGGAATAGATGAAAGTATAGGCAATAATCGAAAGAAATGCATTGATTATTTTCCTGAGCATAAATCTGTAATGACGCAAGGACCTGAGTTCAATTGGTTAGTAATTTGCAAAAATCACAGAATAAATTTGAATAAAGCAAGTTTTTCCTGTTTTTCTCCAATGATTTTCGACAGGTTTTGGGGTGGGAGGGATGAATTGTTTTTAAAAAAGATTCTAAGATTTCGTAATACTAGTTGCTGATAGATATTCTGTTAAAATGTCGAAATGGAAGCTGATGTTAGTCCAATCAACATTCTAAAAC
It encodes the following:
- a CDS encoding diacylglycerol kinase family lipid kinase is translated as MNSNPETAARWGFVLNPTAGNYFAEKYLEKLKAVIKTKNLDAEVRLTQYKGHGTKLAEEFYNEKFNRIVAVGGDGTINEVASFLIDKPGVKMGIVSAGTGNDTIQLLGFPNRFEDKDWDIFLEGNTVKIDTGICNGKAFLNGMGLGFDAHVAAQNYTEDGSVKRKGGDKYLYHILKTLLTYKEHTFKILNGREHSESEYFMSTIANGRRFAAKYFITPEAISDDGLLDVCLVKKIGLLSRIRLFMQVPSGSHLSDKNVEYFKTDSLNIHFDQKVPFHLDGELFFDKDLSVSLKPKSLEIIYNPYGKHYLTQKTQKIL
- a CDS encoding 1-acyl-sn-glycerol-3-phosphate acyltransferase, encoding MLRKIINAFLSIIAYTFIYSFTAIVVLITIVLITLDQKSILNALLKLWSKVIFLILGKNIKITGAEHIHRGDKYILIANHTSIFDIPAIMSYFPDIAWFGKEYLLRIPLFGRALKMLGFIPVRTSGLRNAKDILNQVSGQTAGKSIAIFPEGTRTVDGALLPFYKGFIRVMQASKMDIIPVTLNGFFELKPKTTWIIDFGAEPEIVIHERIKYKTLINKPDEEIIDLTRRCIASGLNQTYKPL